One window from the genome of Bdellovibrio sp. NC01 encodes:
- the lexA gene encoding transcriptional repressor LexA — MTKKLPLPPLTPKEKSVLEYIEAQLLSSGVSPSYQEIKDHFGLASFNSVQNYLKQLTNKGYISNPQNQKRAIQILHSASAVQEHLQAKVSTTTGSHRTKLLQARDEILSLPLLGKVAAGQPIENIKHDEYVDVPPSMVRNPSKSFALKVQGDSMIEDGIFDEDIILIQEQKAATNGDIIVATVDNEATVKRFYLRARPDSGDSTKQVELRPANSTMKSMWFSPDEVEIRGIVVGLIRKF, encoded by the coding sequence ACCTAAAGAAAAATCGGTCCTCGAGTATATCGAGGCGCAACTCTTAAGTTCAGGAGTTTCTCCGTCATATCAGGAAATTAAGGACCACTTCGGGTTGGCTTCTTTCAATTCGGTTCAGAATTATCTGAAGCAATTGACGAACAAAGGATACATCTCGAATCCGCAAAACCAGAAGCGGGCCATTCAGATTCTTCACTCTGCTTCGGCAGTGCAGGAGCATCTACAAGCAAAAGTCTCGACGACGACGGGATCTCACCGCACTAAGCTCCTCCAGGCTCGTGATGAGATCCTGTCCCTTCCCCTTCTCGGTAAGGTGGCAGCGGGACAGCCGATTGAAAATATCAAACACGACGAATACGTCGACGTTCCTCCTTCTATGGTCAGAAATCCTTCAAAGTCGTTTGCCTTAAAGGTTCAAGGTGATTCGATGATTGAAGATGGAATCTTTGATGAAGACATTATTTTGATTCAGGAACAAAAAGCCGCAACGAACGGAGACATTATCGTTGCGACTGTCGACAACGAAGCAACAGTAAAACGTTTCTACTTGCGCGCGCGCCCGGACTCTGGCGATTCCACAAAGCAAGTAGAGCTTCGTCCCGCAAACTCGACAATGAAATCAATGTGGTTCTCCCCTGACGAGGTAGAAATCCGCGGTATCGTCGTCGGTCTTATTCGTAAATTCTAA
- a CDS encoding GAF domain-containing protein: MEASTRAISYSDKSKFYRELQSEVIGMCEPEWFANLANVSALLKQHLPQINWVGFYLNHKEELVLSSFQGLPACTRIRFGKGVCGTAAATREIQIVPDVDQFPGHIVCDSASRSEIVLPIIRDNKVIGVLDIDSPILNRFDQADADGLKKIVDILLEKTIWPPNFT, translated from the coding sequence ATGGAAGCATCGACACGCGCAATTTCTTATTCAGACAAATCTAAATTCTACCGCGAACTTCAATCCGAGGTGATCGGTATGTGCGAACCAGAATGGTTTGCGAATCTTGCCAACGTGTCTGCACTTTTGAAGCAGCACTTACCGCAAATTAATTGGGTTGGATTCTATTTAAATCACAAAGAAGAACTTGTCCTAAGTTCGTTCCAGGGACTTCCTGCCTGCACCAGAATTCGTTTCGGCAAAGGAGTCTGTGGAACAGCCGCTGCCACTCGCGAAATTCAAATTGTTCCAGATGTCGATCAATTCCCTGGTCACATCGTGTGCGACAGCGCCTCACGCTCGGAAATCGTTCTGCCAATTATTCGCGACAACAAAGTGATCGGCGTCCTAGACATCGACTCACCCATCTTGAACCGTTTCGACCAAGCAGATGCCGACGGCCTAAAAAAAATCGTCGACATCCTTCTAGAAAAAACAATCTGGCCACCAAACTTCACATAA
- a CDS encoding outer membrane beta-barrel protein — MISKRSWLALACACLIAPYSAKAEDAEPFSFADFTWMNGNNRQHSSLLDTKYFTGSFMADTNYVYDFNRPQDHTLVGSTSSGRTSEFQVTQLGVGGDFHYKNVRGRLMTQFGMYSSMTPRNDASTARGQWDMNTAYRYVSEAYGGYHWDKMNGINLDAGIFMSYIGLFSYYNFENWAYQASYTSANTPWFFNGLRLQVFPTDRLKMEFWLINGWQSYGMFNEAPGVGYQFAGRPTGDFSWVTNGYVGSDTLGTPGRTRYHSDSSVQYKYLDTPSKFLSKAAFSITADIGCESGGGVKCSGGDANTPSQYFLGLMAYNRFWFDHDTFALTLGAGMINNPGRYLVLIPPIQTSQTGASGGASATNPALDSNGNPYFSQNPGDDFRAWDASVTFDYMPEEFITFRTEFIHREANVNYFAGAGGVTSPDNLNTTAHPTSWEPDLRKHEDRINLAMMVRF, encoded by the coding sequence ATGATCAGCAAAAGATCATGGCTTGCGCTTGCGTGCGCGTGCCTTATCGCGCCTTACTCTGCAAAGGCTGAAGATGCAGAGCCGTTTAGTTTTGCCGACTTCACTTGGATGAACGGGAATAACCGTCAGCATTCTTCTTTGCTCGACACAAAATATTTCACCGGTTCATTCATGGCCGACACGAATTACGTTTACGATTTCAATCGTCCTCAAGATCACACCCTGGTTGGTTCGACTTCTTCGGGTCGTACTAGTGAGTTTCAAGTTACACAATTAGGTGTCGGTGGAGATTTCCACTATAAGAACGTGCGTGGTCGTTTGATGACTCAGTTTGGAATGTATTCAAGCATGACTCCGCGAAATGATGCTTCAACGGCGCGTGGGCAGTGGGATATGAACACCGCTTATCGTTATGTCAGTGAAGCGTATGGTGGTTATCACTGGGATAAAATGAACGGCATCAATTTGGATGCTGGTATTTTCATGTCGTATATTGGTTTATTCAGTTACTACAATTTTGAAAACTGGGCTTATCAAGCGTCATACACTTCAGCGAACACACCGTGGTTCTTTAATGGTTTGCGTTTGCAGGTGTTTCCAACAGATCGTCTGAAAATGGAATTTTGGTTGATCAACGGTTGGCAATCATACGGCATGTTTAACGAAGCACCAGGTGTAGGTTATCAATTCGCCGGTCGTCCCACAGGCGATTTTTCGTGGGTGACGAATGGTTATGTCGGTTCTGATACTTTGGGTACGCCAGGCAGAACTCGTTATCACAGTGACTCTTCTGTGCAGTATAAATACTTAGACACGCCTTCGAAGTTTTTAAGCAAAGCTGCGTTTTCTATCACAGCTGACATCGGTTGCGAAAGCGGCGGTGGAGTGAAGTGTTCCGGTGGTGATGCAAATACTCCAAGTCAGTATTTCTTAGGCTTGATGGCATACAACCGTTTCTGGTTCGATCACGACACGTTTGCGTTGACGTTAGGTGCGGGTATGATCAACAACCCAGGTCGTTACTTGGTTTTGATTCCACCAATTCAAACATCACAAACAGGCGCCAGTGGCGGAGCCAGTGCCACAAATCCAGCATTGGATAGCAATGGCAATCCCTACTTCTCACAAAACCCAGGTGATGATTTCCGCGCATGGGATGCATCCGTTACGTTCGACTATATGCCTGAAGAGTTCATCACGTTCCGCACAGAATTTATCCACCGCGAAGCCAACGTAAACTATTTCGCAGGAGCAGGCGGCGTAACCTCACCAGATAACTTGAATACAACAGCGCACCCAACAAGCTGGGAACCGGATCTTCGCAAACACGAAGACCGCATCAACCTAGCAATGATGGTCCGTTTCTAG
- a CDS encoding TraR/DksA family transcriptional regulator, whose product MAISEKLVGECRQRLLQTKQEILNRVKEARLNLDQNEEKGGDEGDQTIRVLAEQEFLSMHERLRGQLMEIESALARIENGSFGYCEETEEEIEPERLRAIPWTRLSIEGAEIRESVNKRYARG is encoded by the coding sequence ATGGCTATCTCTGAAAAGCTTGTCGGCGAATGCAGACAAAGACTTTTGCAAACGAAGCAAGAAATCCTCAATAGAGTGAAGGAAGCTCGTTTGAATCTAGACCAGAATGAGGAAAAGGGCGGCGACGAGGGCGATCAAACAATTCGCGTCTTGGCTGAACAAGAATTCCTAAGCATGCACGAAAGACTTCGTGGTCAGCTTATGGAAATCGAAAGCGCTCTAGCTCGCATCGAAAATGGTTCTTTCGGTTACTGTGAAGAAACTGAAGAAGAAATCGAACCAGAAAGATTGCGCGCGATTCCTTGGACACGTTTGAGCATTGAAGGCGCGGAAATCCGCGAATCAGTGAACAAACGCTACGCACGCGGCTAG
- a CDS encoding TetR/AcrR family transcriptional regulator, translating to MKTKERILLTSIELFNRSGVVAITTNHIAKAMEISPGNLYFHYDNKEEILVELFKRMAKDTYAVWHPRRTKKASPLDFINDNFELYWKYRFFHREMYALRRKDQQLAKMWRAHIQKMMKLMVILYRQWVKDGKMAKIDQVSEMQYIAESLLAMATTFLQFFESAEKQPGKRTIERGKHHVARLLLPYTSGETKNEFEKFLKA from the coding sequence ATGAAGACTAAAGAACGCATTCTCCTTACTTCAATCGAGCTCTTTAATCGCAGCGGCGTCGTAGCAATCACGACAAATCACATCGCAAAAGCGATGGAGATCAGCCCTGGAAATCTGTATTTTCACTATGACAACAAAGAAGAAATTCTGGTTGAGCTTTTCAAGAGAATGGCGAAAGACACCTACGCTGTTTGGCATCCACGCCGCACTAAAAAGGCGTCACCTTTAGACTTCATCAACGACAACTTCGAACTTTATTGGAAGTACCGTTTCTTCCACCGCGAGATGTATGCTCTTCGTCGTAAAGATCAACAGCTTGCGAAAATGTGGAGAGCCCACATCCAAAAAATGATGAAGTTGATGGTCATCCTTTACCGCCAATGGGTAAAGGACGGCAAAATGGCTAAGATCGACCAAGTCAGCGAAATGCAATACATCGCAGAATCTTTGCTAGCGATGGCGACAACGTTCTTGCAGTTCTTCGAATCAGCGGAAAAGCAACCGGGTAAACGTACAATCGAACGCGGTAAGCACCACGTAGCTCGTCTTCTTTTGCCTTACACATCTGGCGAAACAAAGAACGAGTTTGAAAAATTTCTTAAGGCCTAG